A genome region from Rissa tridactyla isolate bRisTri1 chromosome 18, bRisTri1.patW.cur.20221130, whole genome shotgun sequence includes the following:
- the PTAFR gene encoding platelet-activating factor receptor, translating into MSGADKGGAEGSADSCQIDSAFRYNLFTVFYSIIFILGFVANCYVLWIFSRIYPTKKLNEIKIFMVNLTVADLLFLVTMPMWIVYYHHQGDWIMPEFLCNVAGCLFFVNTYSSVAFLTVITYNRYQAVTNPIKAAQFTTQRRGIYLSAAIWIIIVGSSLYYLFDNNTNQEEINSKNFTRCFERYDSSSGVSAVLAIHVIICILFYIIFIFILSWNIIIIRTLFSKSAQPRKSAHVKQRALWMVCTVLAVFILSFVPHHIVHLPWTLTVLEFWKKENCQLRQQLNDAHQVTLCLLSTNCVLDPIIYCFLTKKFQKHLSENLKSMKGSRKCSRQTTDTVIEGTIHQEDAIRI; encoded by the coding sequence CTGAAGGTAGTGCTGATTCATGCCAGATAGACTCTGCCTTCCGCTACAACCTCTTCACTGTTTTCTACAGCATCATTTTCATTCTGGGCTTTGTTGCCAACTGCTACGTGCTCTGGATTTTCAGCCGTATTTACCCCACCAAGAAACTCAATGAAATCAAGATATTTATGGTGAATCTGACAGTAGCTGACCTGCTCTTCTTGGTTACAATGCCAATGTGGATTGTTTACTATCACCACCAGGGAGACTGGATCATGCCTGAGTTCCTCTGTAATGTGGCTGGCTGTTTATTTTTCGTTAACACCTACTCTTCCGTTGCCTTTCTGACCGTCATCACATACAACCGTTACCAAGCTGTGACTAATCCCATTAAAGCCGCTCAGTTCACCACCCAGAGAAGGGGTATCTACTTATCAGCAGCTATCTGGATCATAATAGTGGGCAGCTCTTTGTATTACCTTTTTGACAATAATACTAATCAAGAGGAGATCAATTCGAAGAATTTTACGCGGTGCTTTGAGCGCTATGACTCTTCTAGCGGCGTTTCAGCTGTTCTCGCCATTCATGTCATCATCTGTATCCTCTTctatataattttcatttttatactaaGCTGGAACATCATCATTATCAGGACCCTGTTCTCCAAATCAGCGCAGCCACGGAAGAGTGCTCATGTTAAGCAAAGGGCGCTCTGGATGGTTTGCACGGTGCTGGCTGTGTTCATCTTAAGCTTTGTACCTCATCACATAGTGCACTTGCCCTGGACCCTGACTGTTCTGGAGTTCTGGAAGAAGGAAAACTGTCAGTTGCGCCAACAGCTCAATGATGCTCACCAGGTGACTTTGTGCCTCTTGAGTACGAACTGTGTGTTGGACCCAATCATCTACTGCTTTCTCACCAAGAAGTTCCAGAAGCATCTTTCCGAAAACCTGAAAAGCATGAAAGGGAGTCGCAAGTGCTCCAGACAAACCACAGACACAGTGATTGAGGGCACCATTCACCAAGAGGATGCCATCAGAATCTAG